One segment of Fibrobacter sp. UWB10 DNA contains the following:
- a CDS encoding type Z 30S ribosomal protein S14, with amino-acid sequence MASTRMIEKCKRTPKYTVRGYNRCKRCGRPHAFMRRFGLCRICFREMALAGEIPGITKSSW; translated from the coding sequence ATGGCAAGCACAAGAATGATTGAAAAATGCAAGCGCACCCCGAAGTATACCGTTCGTGGGTACAACCGCTGCAAGCGTTGCGGTAGGCCGCACGCCTTTATGCGCCGCTTTGGCCTTTGCCGTATTTGCTTCCGCGAAATGGCACTCGCCGGCGAAATCCCCGGTATCACAAAGTCGTCTTGGTAA
- the rplE gene encoding 50S ribosomal protein L5, whose amino-acid sequence MNQMKQFYLEKVVPALQQKFAYKNVMEIPRLQKIVLNMGVGAAASNRKILDEAVDTLTAITGQKAVVTNAKKAIAQFHLREGIGIGAKVTLHGDNMWDFLFRFINIDLPRVRDFRGLARRGFDGMGNFTLGIKEQTIFVEIDIDKISRTFGMDISFVTSAKTDEEGRALLEELGLPFRK is encoded by the coding sequence ATGAACCAGATGAAGCAATTTTATCTCGAAAAAGTAGTTCCGGCCTTGCAGCAGAAGTTTGCTTACAAGAACGTGATGGAAATTCCCCGCCTCCAGAAGATCGTGCTCAACATGGGTGTCGGCGCTGCCGCCTCTAACCGCAAGATCCTGGATGAAGCCGTTGACACCCTGACCGCTATTACCGGTCAGAAGGCCGTCGTCACCAACGCCAAGAAGGCTATCGCTCAGTTCCATCTGCGCGAAGGCATCGGCATCGGTGCTAAGGTCACCCTGCACGGCGACAACATGTGGGACTTCCTCTTCCGTTTCATCAACATCGACCTCCCGCGTGTCCGTGACTTCCGTGGTCTCGCACGTCGTGGCTTTGATGGCATGGGTAACTTTACCCTCGGCATCAAGGAACAGACGATCTTTGTTGAAATCGACATTGACAAGATTTCTCGTACCTTCGGTATGGACATCTCCTTCGTGACCTCTGCAAAGACGGACGAAGAAGGCCGCGCCCTGCTCGAAGAACTTGGACTCCCCTTCAGGAAGTAA
- the rplX gene encoding 50S ribosomal protein L24: MANIKKNDNVKVISGANKGKTGTVISVKDGKVTVSGVNVRKRHEKPSQTNQTGGIIEKELPIDISNVMLLEGNTPVRTRIVREAGKKASRVSVKSGKAI; this comes from the coding sequence ATGGCAAACATCAAGAAGAATGATAACGTCAAGGTGATTTCCGGTGCCAACAAGGGCAAGACCGGCACCGTGATTAGTGTCAAGGACGGTAAGGTGACCGTTTCGGGCGTGAACGTCCGCAAGCGTCATGAAAAGCCGTCTCAGACCAATCAGACTGGTGGCATCATCGAAAAGGAACTGCCGATCGACATTTCCAACGTGATGCTCCTCGAAGGCAACACTCCTGTCCGTACCCGTATCGTGCGCGAAGCCGGCAAGAAGGCTTCCCGCGTGAGCGTCAAGTCCGGCAAGGCTATCTAG